In the Numida meleagris isolate 19003 breed g44 Domestic line chromosome 5, NumMel1.0, whole genome shotgun sequence genome, one interval contains:
- the RBM43 gene encoding RNA-binding protein 43 isoform X2 translates to MDMVWAAKSARTVVISGVPDGVLDNDVMSDILVIHFQKTKNNGGDVEEVKYPTTEKGVAYVTFEDQEVAESVLQKSEHQLEDRRLPRYYPLKVTPYCENVFSSVTSVLDMSVFKDKFVLEDLIQELKKKSTALSFGPLQSSGRISVQGSFPAIRLLRDFLLLKAKSLSEDKNEEGKSHQTPKKRQQKHRLTRGTNNFVHGAEGEKQVVVLDTDIYHYMKHFFSKELLANTDVVISDIIDGDITTLHLQKVRSRPDAGQVLKVKEKIENQSIKLHNSLRKERIYLEGSTRDKKKYRLVCESVKSRYPNVLVIPYDTHIDVIGSSSAVFEFTQEAKKKIESLFQNR, encoded by the exons ATG GACATGGTATGGGCTGCTAAATCAGCAAGGACAGTCGTCATCTCTGGTGTTCCAGATGGTGTTCTGGACAATGATGTCATGAGTGACATACTGGTGATTCATTTCCAAAAGACAAAGAATAATGGTGGAGATGTGGAAGAAGTGAAGTATCCAACAACGGAAAAAGGAGTTGCATATGTAACTTTTGAAGATCAAGAAG TTGCAGAGAGTGTTCTACAGAAGAGTGAGCATCAACTAGAAGACAGGAGGCTGCCCAGATACTATCCTTTGAAAGTAACCCCTTACTGTGAAAAT GTCTTCAGCTCTGTCACATCTGTTCTCGATATGTCCGTTTTCaaagataaatttgttttaGAAGATCTAATACAAGAACTTAAAAAGAAGAGCACAGCTTTGAGCTTTGGTCCTTTGCAATCCAGCGGGCGTATTTCTGTTCAAGGGTCATTTCCAGCAATCAGATTGCTAAGAGATTTTCTGTTACTAAAAGCAAAATCCCTCTCAGAGGACAAAAATGAAGAGGGTAAGTCCCATCAGACACCAAAGAAGAGGCAGCAGAAACACAGACTCACCAGAGGGACGAATAACTTTGTTCATGGtgcagaaggggaaaagcaaGTGGTGGTTCTTGACACAGATATATATCACTATATGAAGCACTTCTTTTCCAAGGAGCTCCTCGCAAATACCGATGTTGTAATTTCTGACATCATTGATGGTGATATAACTACACTACATCTTCAGAAAGTCAGAAGCAGGCCTGATGCTGGACAAGTATTAAAAGTCAAGGAGAAAATTGAAAATCAGTCTATAAAACTTCATAACAGCTTACGTAAAGAAAGGATTTACCTTGAGGGGAGCACCAGAGataagaagaaatacagattgGTGTGTGAAAGTGTAAAATCCCGCTACCCTAATGTTTTGGTTATTCCTTATGATACTCATATTGATGTGATAGGAAGTTCTTCTGCGGTTTTTGAATTTAcacaagaagcaaaaaaaaagattgagagCCTGTTTCAAAACAGGTAG
- the RBM43 gene encoding RNA-binding protein 43 isoform X3: protein MVWAAKSARTVVISGVPDGVLDNDVMSDILVIHFQKTKNNGGDVEEVKYPTTEKGVAYVTFEDQEVAESVLQKSEHQLEDRRLPRYYPLKVTPYCENVFSSVTSVLDMSVFKDKFVLEDLIQELKKKSTALSFGPLQSSGRISVQGSFPAIRLLRDFLLLKAKSLSEDKNEEGKSHQTPKKRQQKHRLTRGTNNFVHGAEGEKQVVVLDTDIYHYMKHFFSKELLANTDVVISDIIDGDITTLHLQKVRSRPDAGQVLKVKEKIENQSIKLHNSLRKERIYLEGSTRDKKKYRLVCESVKSRYPNVLVIPYDTHIDVIGSSSAVFEFTQEAKKKIESLFQNR, encoded by the exons ATGGTATGGGCTGCTAAATCAGCAAGGACAGTCGTCATCTCTGGTGTTCCAGATGGTGTTCTGGACAATGATGTCATGAGTGACATACTGGTGATTCATTTCCAAAAGACAAAGAATAATGGTGGAGATGTGGAAGAAGTGAAGTATCCAACAACGGAAAAAGGAGTTGCATATGTAACTTTTGAAGATCAAGAAG TTGCAGAGAGTGTTCTACAGAAGAGTGAGCATCAACTAGAAGACAGGAGGCTGCCCAGATACTATCCTTTGAAAGTAACCCCTTACTGTGAAAAT GTCTTCAGCTCTGTCACATCTGTTCTCGATATGTCCGTTTTCaaagataaatttgttttaGAAGATCTAATACAAGAACTTAAAAAGAAGAGCACAGCTTTGAGCTTTGGTCCTTTGCAATCCAGCGGGCGTATTTCTGTTCAAGGGTCATTTCCAGCAATCAGATTGCTAAGAGATTTTCTGTTACTAAAAGCAAAATCCCTCTCAGAGGACAAAAATGAAGAGGGTAAGTCCCATCAGACACCAAAGAAGAGGCAGCAGAAACACAGACTCACCAGAGGGACGAATAACTTTGTTCATGGtgcagaaggggaaaagcaaGTGGTGGTTCTTGACACAGATATATATCACTATATGAAGCACTTCTTTTCCAAGGAGCTCCTCGCAAATACCGATGTTGTAATTTCTGACATCATTGATGGTGATATAACTACACTACATCTTCAGAAAGTCAGAAGCAGGCCTGATGCTGGACAAGTATTAAAAGTCAAGGAGAAAATTGAAAATCAGTCTATAAAACTTCATAACAGCTTACGTAAAGAAAGGATTTACCTTGAGGGGAGCACCAGAGataagaagaaatacagattgGTGTGTGAAAGTGTAAAATCCCGCTACCCTAATGTTTTGGTTATTCCTTATGATACTCATATTGATGTGATAGGAAGTTCTTCTGCGGTTTTTGAATTTAcacaagaagcaaaaaaaaagattgagagCCTGTTTCAAAACAGGTAG
- the NMI gene encoding N-myc-interactor, translated as MERHPEGSSAGPAAVPPPPQVLMDLSSLPNSLEDNGFYVTTPDPSDIPKDEMESLKQELEKWKERLEKAEKTKADLQLCKLSADKEYVEIEHELTELRDAQEKLDKESAMSMAVYEAELSVLNQENAELRREIEKLKQDLAECSSVLSQDGKIKKKVAEMKVEFTHLEDTEGNFPDMNTRCVFSVTARIPFKLNQNQALLTLEDEEVAQRLTKMGKHTVNLDRKTADVKVVPFTVGMGVKFELHVTISGKKINVSEIPELSIPEEWMRDKLELNFYKSVHGGGEVENVKYDKKSRTAVITFTRPGATASIVRYTKYPFYVNGRSHRLSVSPSTDVHLEKLQLFSGFSTKTILLKGIKDTEDDEESVQDMIEIHFQKPSNGGGETESIKYVSKGAAWVCFEEDAI; from the exons ATGGAGAGGCATCCCGAGGGGAGCTCCGCAGGGCCCGCCGCCGTCCCGCCACCTCCGCAG GTTCTAATGGATTTATCAAGCCTGCCGAATTCTTTGGAAGATAATGGTTTT TATGTGACAACTCCTGACCCTTCTGACATACCAAAAGATGAGATGGAAAGTCTTAAACAAGAACTGGAGAAATGGAAG GAAAGActtgaaaaagctgaaaaaacaaaagctgaccTTCAACTCTGCAAATTAAGTGCTGACAAAGAATATGTGGAAATAGAGCATGAGCTGACAGAGCTAAGGGATGCTCAAGAGAAACTTGATAAAGAAAGTGCTATGTCTATGGCCGTCTATGAG GCAGAACTTTCTGTGCTAAACCAAGAGAACGCTGAGCTGAGGAGAGAGATTGAGAAGCTCAAACAAGACCTTGCAGAATGTTCTTCAGTGCTTTCGCAGGATGGTAAG attaaaaaaaaggtgGCAGAAATGAAAGTAGAGTTCACTCACCTGGAAGACACAGAGGGTAACTTTCCGGACATGAATACTCGCTGCgttttttctgtaacagcaagAATCCCATTCAAACTGAATCAAAACCAAGCACTGCTTACTTTGGAAGATGAAGAAG TTGCCCAGAGACTGACAAAAATGGGTAAGCATACTGTGAACCTggacagaaaaacagcagatgtgaaagTGGTGCCTTTTACAGTTGGAATGGGAGTCAAATTTGAG ctccACGTCACtatttctggaaagaagatCAATGTTTCAGAAATCCCTGAGCTATCAATTCCTGAGGAGTGGATGAGAGACAAATTAGAGCTGAATTTCTACAAATCTGTACATGGAGGAGGAGaagtagaaaatgtaaaatatgacaAGAAGTCTAGAACAGCTGTTATTACGTTCACTAGACCTGGAG CCACTGCCAGCATTGTGAGATATACTAAATACCCTTTCTATGTCAATGGAAGGAGCCACAGGCTTTCTGTATCCCCAAGCACTGATGTACACTTGGAAAAGCTTCAG CTCTTTTCTGGTTTTTCTACCAAGACCATTCTACTGAAAGGAATTAAAGACACTGAAGATGATGAGGAAAGCGTGCAGGATATgattgaaattcattttcagaagcctAGTAATGGTGGTGGGGAAACAGAGAGTATCAAATACGTATCGAAAGGAGCTGCCTGGGTTTGTTTTGAGGAGGATGCCATATAG